A single Deinococcus aquaedulcis DNA region contains:
- the cas1c gene encoding type I-C CRISPR-associated endonuclease Cas1c: MRHLLNTLYVQTQGSYLSLKTDNIRIEVDGRPPQMVPLHHLEGLVVFGNVMLTPFLIHRLAREHKPVTWLTEHGRFMARTETPVSGNVLLRVAQHGCACDASRTLAVARFIAAGKLQNQKTTLLRSAREALNDDPELLREAARGINGQIGCLPLAQTVDEVRGIEGTAARLYWEVFPLMLRANRDFFWLTERTRRPARDAINATLNFVYTVLANECASAAQGVGLDPQVGFLHALRPGRSSLALDLMEELRAVVADRAIITLINRQQLTPRDFVLHEGNTVTIKDEARKLILAHLTERRKEEVTHPLTARKTPLGLVPHVQARLLAQHLRGDRAHYPPYLHR, translated from the coding sequence ATGAGGCACCTGCTCAATACCCTTTATGTCCAGACGCAGGGCAGTTACCTCAGCCTGAAGACCGACAACATCCGTATTGAGGTGGATGGCCGCCCGCCGCAGATGGTGCCACTGCATCACCTGGAAGGGCTGGTGGTTTTCGGGAATGTCATGCTGACGCCCTTTCTCATTCATCGCCTGGCGCGCGAGCACAAACCCGTCACCTGGCTGACCGAACACGGCCGATTTATGGCCCGCACAGAAACGCCGGTCAGTGGCAATGTGCTGCTGCGCGTGGCCCAGCACGGCTGCGCCTGTGACGCCAGCCGGACGCTGGCGGTGGCCCGGTTCATCGCGGCGGGCAAGCTCCAGAACCAGAAAACGACCCTGCTGCGCTCGGCGCGTGAGGCGCTAAACGACGACCCGGAACTGCTGCGCGAGGCCGCCCGGGGCATCAACGGCCAGATTGGCTGCCTCCCACTGGCGCAGACAGTGGACGAGGTGCGCGGGATTGAGGGCACCGCCGCGCGCCTGTACTGGGAAGTTTTTCCACTGATGCTGCGCGCCAACCGCGACTTTTTCTGGCTGACCGAGCGCACCCGCCGCCCGGCGCGGGACGCCATCAACGCGACCCTCAACTTTGTGTACACCGTGCTGGCCAATGAGTGCGCCAGTGCCGCGCAGGGTGTGGGCCTGGACCCGCAGGTGGGCTTCCTGCACGCCCTGCGGCCTGGGCGCAGCAGCCTCGCGCTGGACCTGATGGAAGAACTGCGGGCGGTGGTGGCGGACCGGGCGATCATCACCCTGATCAACCGCCAGCAGCTCACGCCGCGCGACTTCGTCCTGCACGAGGGGAACACCGTGACGATTAAAGATGAGGCCCGCAAGTTGATCCTGGCCCACCTGACTGAACGGCGCAAGGAGGAGGTGACGCATCCCCTGACCGCCCGGAAAACGCCGCTGGGCCTGGTGCCACACGTACAGGCGCGGCTGCTGGCCCAGCACCTGCGCGGCGACCGT